GCGGATTAATCGAGGTTGAGCGCCAGCTTGGCCGGCACCGCCGGGTAGCTCTGCATCATGGCGGTCTGCTCCTGCCGTTCCCGCGCGGCTTTTTTCTCTTTTTCCTGCAGGTATCCCACCAGGCTGACCTGATAACGGCGGATGTTTTCTACGTAGTTATAGGCTTCCCGGCCGCGCGCATAGCCGTAGGTCAGCTGCGGGTAGTAGCGCTTTTGGCTGAGCATCGGCAGGCGCTGTTTCACATCGACCCAGCTGTCCGGATTGCCGCTTTGCATTTTGGTCAGTTTGCGCGCGTCGAGCATATGCCCCCAGCCGATGTTATAGGCCGCCAGCGCAAACCAGATCCTTTCATCTTCCGGCACCGTTTCCGGTATTTTTGCCATCAGGCGCTGCAGATAGAGTGCGCCGCCCTGAATACTCTCTTCCGGATCGAGACGGTCGTTCACCCCCAGTCCGTCGGCGGTGGCGCGGGTCAGCATCATCAGGCCGCGCACGCCGGTTGGCGACGTCGCCAGCGGGTTCCAGTGCGATTCCTGGTAGGCGATCGCCGCCAGCAGACGCCAGTCAAACGCCGTGGCGTATTTCTGGAACAGCGGCTGGTAGGTGGGCAGCACGGAGTCGATCGCCGACAGGAACGTCTTGGTGTCCACATAGTCGAAGCTGCCGACATGGCCGAGGTATTTCTCTTCCAGGCGCGCCAGCGTGCCGTCTTCCACCATTTGGCTGAAGAAGTCCAGCATGGCGGCATACAGGCTGTCGTCACCGCTGCGTTTCAGGTACCAGGTGACCGGCTCCTCGTCGGCGACGTCGAAGGCCACAGCCAACTGCGGATGGATGCGCTGCAGCAGTGCGATGCTGATCGAGTCGCCGATGGTGTAATCCAGTTTACCGGCGGCCACCTGCTCCAACAGCTCGCGTGAGGTCAGGTCGCTGGAGGATTCCCACTGCAGATCGGGGAACTTATCGTGTTTCAGCTGCTTCAGGGTGCTGACGTGGGCGGAACCGGAGGCCACCGCCAGTTTGCCTTTTATATCGGCGAAGGTTTTCGGCCGCGCGCTGCCCAGCCGGTACACCAATTGCTGGGAAACGGAGTAGTAGGCCGGGCCGGTGCGGGCGCGGCTGAGGCGCTCCTGATTGTAGATCAGGCCGGCGGCCAGCATATCGGCGTCGTTATCGTCCAGATCGTCAAACAGATCGTTGATGTTTTGATGCGGCAAAACGACCAGTTTCACGCCCAGATAATTAGCGAAGCGTTTCGCCAATTCATAGTCCAGGCCGCTCGGGCCTTTGGGGGTCGTGAAATAGGTTAACGGCGAGTTGAGCGTACTGATGCGCAGCTCTCCCCGGGATATGATCTCTTCGAGTTGCCCGCCCTGACCGCTGCGCCAGGGGATGTTCGGCCAGAGCGCGAGAGCCAGAAGCACGGCGATAACGCCGATGAGAATGTAGTTTAGCTTTTGGTGTTTCAAATAGTTATCTCGCGGCGACGCCTGTCTGCACCGGCCGGAAAGCATTTATTAGTATGGGGATATCGACAGTATTCGCGGGCATTTTGCGTAACAAAACGCCAGTGTGCAACTTTATTGACACAATATGACAATCAGACGGCAGAATTAGGAATTATCAAGAATCCCCACGCAAACGGTTTCGTCGGCGGCGCGGATTCTCTATAATGACGCGCGTTTTCCCCTGTTGCGCCCAATGAAGCGCTGAAGTCAGCTGCTTCGAAGACGAGAGAACTTTGATTATGGAAATACTGCGTGGTTCGCCCGCTTTGTCGGCTTTTCGTATTACCAAACTGCTGTCCCGCTGTCAGGACGCACAACTTCCGGTCAGTGATATTTATGCCGAGTACGTCCACTTTGCCGATGTTAGCGCACCGCTAAGTGCCGAAGAACACGCCAAACTTCAGCGCTTGCTCAAGTATGGCCCCTCTCTCGCCGAACATGCCCCCGCAGGGCGCCTGCTGTTGGTGACGCCGCGACCGGGCACGATTTCCCCCTGGTCTTCCAAGGCGACCGATATCGCCCATAACTGCGGTTTAACGCAGGTGGTGCGTCTGGAACGCGGCCTGGCGTTTTACGTCAGCGCGCCGACGCTGAACGAGGCGCAGTGGCAACGGCTGGCCGCGCTGCTGCATGACCGCATGATGGAAACGGTATTTGACGATCTGCAACAGGCACAGCAGCTGTTTGCTCATCATCAGCCGGCCCGTTACCAGACGGTGGACGTGCTGGGTGAAGGGCGCGGCGCGCTGGAGCAGGCCAACCTCAAGCTTGGCCTGGCGCTGGCGCAGGATGAAATTGACTACCTGCTGAATGCCTTTACCGGTTTGGGGCGCAACCCGACGGATATCGAACTGTATATGTTCGCGCAGGCCAACTCTGAGCACTGCCGCCATAAAATTTTCAACGCCGACTGGGTGATTGACGGCGAACAGCAGCCGAAGTCGCTGTTCAAAATGATCAAAAATACCTTTGAGCAGACGCCGGATCACGTGCTGTCGGCCTATAAAGACAACGCCGCGGTGATGGAAGGCTCTCAGGTCGGTCGTTTCTTCGCCGCGCCAGGCAGCGACCAGTATGATTACCATCAGGAAGATGCGCATATCCTGATGAAGGTGGAAACCCACAACCACCCGACCGCCATTTCGCCATGGCCGGGCGCTGCGACCGGCTCCGGTGGCGAGATCCGCGATGAAGGCGCCACCGGGCGCGGGGCGAAGCCGAAGGCCGGCCTGGTCGGCTTCTCGGTATCCAACCTGCGCATCCCGGGCTTTGAACAGCCGTGGGAACAGGATTTTGGCAAGCCGGAACGCATCGTGACCGCGCTGGACATCATGACCGAAGGCCCGCTGGGCGGCGCGGCGTTTAACAATGAGTTCGGCCGTCCGGCGCTGCTGGGCTACTTCCGTACTTATGAAGAGCAGGTTAACAGCCACAACGGCGTTGAACTGCGCGGCTACCACAAGCCGATTATGCTGGCCGGCGGCATCGGCAATATCCGCGCCGACCATGTACAAAAAGGTGAAATCACCGTCGGCGCCAAGCTGGTGGTGCTGGGCGGCCCGGCGATGAATATCGGCCTGGGCGGCGGCGCCGCGTCTTCCATGGCCTCCGGCCAGTCTGACGCCGATCTGGATTTTGCCTCGGTACAGCGCGACAACCCGGAAATGGAGCGTCGCTGTCAGGAAGTGATTGACCGCTGCTGGCAGCTCGGCGCGGAAAACCCGATTCTGTTTATTCACGACGTCGGCGCGGGCGGTCTGTCCAACGCCATGCCGGAGCTGGTCAGCGACGGCGGCCGCGGCGGGCGTTTCGAACTGCGCGACATCCTGAACGATGAGCCGGGCATGAGCCCGCTGGAAGTGTGGTGTAACGAATCGCAGGAGCGCTATGTGCTGGCGGTGGCGCCGGAACAGCTGGCGCAGTTTGACGAAATCTGCCGCCGTGAGCGAGCGCCGTACGCGGTGATCGGTGAGGCGACCGAAGAGCAGCATCTGACGCTTAACGATGCGCATTTCGACAACCAGCCGATCGATATGCCGCTGGACGTGCTGCTGGGCAAAACGCCGAAAATGACGCGCGACGTCACCCGGCTGCAGGCGCAGGGCGAGCCGGTGGCGCGCGAAGCGATTACGCTGGCGGACGCGGTGAAGCGTGTGCTGCACCTGCCGACCGTGGCGGAAAAAACTTTCCTGATCACCATCGGCGACCGTACCGTTACCGGTATGGTGGCGCGCGACCAGATGGTGGGGCCGTGGCAGATTCCGGTGGCCGACTGCGCGGTGACCACCGCCAGCCTCGACAGCTACTACGGTGAAGCAATGTCGATCGGCGAACGCGCGCCGGTGGCGCTGCTGGACTTTGCCGCTTCCGGTCGTCTGGCGGTCGGTGAAGCGCTGACCAATATGGCGGCGACGGAAATCGGTTCGCTCAAGCGCGTGAAGCTGTCCGCCAACTGGATGGCCGCAGCGGGTCACCCGGGCGAAGATGCCGGCCTGTATGAAGCGGTAAAAGCGGTGGGTGAAGAGCTGTGTCCGGCGCTGGGCATCACCATCCCGGTCGGTAAGGATTCGATGTCGATGAAAACCCGCTGGCAGGAAGGTGACGAACAGCGCGAAATGACGTCACCGCTGTCGCTGGTGATCACCGCCTTTGCCCGCGTGGAAGACGTGCGCCACACCGTGACGCCGCAGCTGCGCACCGACAAGGGTGACACTGAACTGCTGCTGATCGACCTCGGCAACGGCCATAATGCGCTGGGCGCTACCGCGCTGGCGCAGGTGTATCGGCAACTGGGCGACAAGCCGGCGGATGTGCGTAATGTCGAACAGTTGGCCGGCTTCTTTAACGCCATGCAGCAGCTGGTGGCCGATCGTGCGCTGCTGGCTTACCACGACCGTTCCGACGGCGGCCTGCTGGTGACGCTGGCGGAAATGGCCTTTGCCGGCCATTGCGGCGTGGAGGCGGATATTCAGGCGCTGGGCGCGGATACGCTGGCGGCGCTGTTCAACGAAGAACTGGGTGCGGTGATTCAGGTCAGCGCCGATCGGATCGAGGCGGTACTGCAGGCGTTTGCCCAACACGGTCTGGTGGACAATGTGCACCGTATCGGCCGCGTGCAGCAGGGCGACCGCTTTGTGATCAAGAGTGGCGAGCAGCCGGTATACAGCGAAAGCCGCAGCACCCTGCGCACCTGGTGGGCGGAAACCACCTGGCAGATGCAGCGCCTGCGCGATAATCCGAGCTGTGCCGATCAGGAACACCAGGCCAAGCAGAATGACAGCGATCCGGGGCTGAACGTCAAGCTGACCTTTGCGCCGGATGACGACATCGCCGCGCCTTATATCGCCAGCGGCGCACGTCCGAAGGTGGCGGTGCTGCGTGAGCAGGGCGTCAACTCGCACGTGGAGATGGCGGCAGCGTTCCACCGCGCCGGTTTTGACGCGGTGGACGTGCATATGAGCGATCTGCTGTCCGGGCGCCGTGACCTGCAGGATTTCCACTCGCTGGTGGCCTGCGGCGGCTTCTCGTACGGCGACGTGCTGGGCGCCGGTGAAGGCTGGGCGAAGTCGATCCTGTTTAACGAGCGGGTGCGTGATGAGTTCACCTCGTTCTTCCATCGTCCGCAGACGCTGGCGCTGGGCGTATGTAACGGCTGCCAGATGTTGTCCAACCTGCGCGATCTGATCCCGGGCGCCGAACACTGGCCGCGTTTTGTACGCAACCTGTCGGACCGTTTTGAAGCGCGCTTTAGCCTGGTGGAAGTCGCGGCCAGCCCGTCGCTGTTTATGCAGGATATGGCCGGCTCGCGGATGCCGATCGCGGTTTCACACGGCGAAGGTCACGTAGAGGTGCGTGACGCGGCCCATCTGGCGGCGCTGGAGAGCCATAACCTGGTGGCGTTGCGCTTTGTGGACAACGCCGGTCAGGTGACGGAGAACTATCCGGCCAACCCGAACGGCTCACCAAACGGCATCACCGCGGTGACCAGCGACAGCGGGCGCGCGACGGTGATGATGCCGCACCCTGAGCGCGTATTCCGCACCGTCAGCAACTCCTGGCATCCGGAAGAGTGGGGCGAAGACAGCCCGTGGATGCGGATGTTCCGCAACGCCCGTCGACAGTTGGGCTAAATCGCGGTGTAAGGCCGGGTCGCGGCAGGCCCGGCCGGTTCAAGACAAGGGAACGGTGACGTTCCCTTTTTTAATATGTTGAATCTACATGTTTTTATAGGGTGTGTCGGTGTTTTGCGACAGCCTTGATTTCTCGTGTCGCCAAAAGGTGACATTTAACTTATTGATTTATAGTGATGAATGCTAAATTCACTTAAGGTGTCGGGTTTTGGCGACGATATGGCGAAGAAAGCAGCACCCGCGAGGTGGTCACGATCGAAGTGGAAATAAGTAATTAAATTTAATATTTATTAAAATCAACGCATTAATAATTTATTGAAAAGTTGGCATGATACGTGCATTATTATTTTCAGTTGCTCATTCACCTTTTTATGACGGCGCCGTCACGCGACGGACAGTTTGCCTCATAAGCCTCCGAATGATGCCAAAGAAATGGTGCCTATCGTCCAACCAAACCGATAATTGCCGCTTACGCGACTTTATCAAGCATCGGGCGACACGTGGAGTGAGGCACCGCCTGTATCCAACTGTGATGAGCTTTTTCATCAATCCCGGATACATTAGGATGCTATTCGTCCTGTTCGATGCCAGCGCTTGTGCTACATCACCCAGGGGACGAGGCCAACGGGCATCCATATCTTCCTTGCGCTGGGGCGTGATGCCCCAACGTCAACTTCTGTGTTTCCTCACCGTCGCTGCGCCCCATTGCCCCCTCACTCCCCCTTAAACGGCATACTCGGTAAAACTTCGCAACCGATTCCGGCGTTCAGGCTTTTCTCTTGCTGAAGACTCGGTTAGCATCAGGGCAGACAAGGGACAATGAGATGATTTCGTTGAAAAGATGGCGTTTATTCCCCCGCTCGCTGCGCCAGCTGGTGCTGATGGCGTTTCTGCTGGTGCTGCTGCCGTTGCTGGTGCTGGCCTATCAGGCTTACCAGAGCCTCGATCATCTCAGTGCGCAGGCGGCTAACATCAACCGGACGACGTTGGTGGATGCGCGCCGCAGCGAGGCGATGACCAGCGTCGCGCTGGAGATGGAACGCAGCTATCGTCAGTACTGTGTGCTGGTCGACCCCACGCTGGGGCGGCTGTACCAGAATCAGCGCAAGCAATATTCGCAAATGCTCGACGCGCATGCTCCGATCCTGCCCGATGAACGCTATTATCAAACATTGCGTCAGCTGTTAACGCAGCTGGCGACTATCCAGTGCCAGAGCAGCGGCCCGGACAAAGATGCTTCGGCCCTGCTCGAATCCTTCTCCAGCTCCAATGCGGAAATGGTGCAGGCGACGCGGGCGGTGGTGTTTTCCCGCGGTCAGCAGCTGCAGCAGGCAATTGCCGAGCGGGGCCAGTATTTCGGCTGGCAGGCGCTGCTGCTGTTTCTGGTCAGCGTGCTGCTGGTGGTGCTGTTTACCCGGATGATTATCGGGCCGGTCAAGGCGATCGAACGGATGATTAACCGGCTGGGCGAGGGGCGGGCGCTCGGTTCCGCCGCGACGTTTAAAGGGCCGCGCGAGCTGCGCTCTTTGGCGCAGCGCATTATCTGGTTGAGCGAGCGTCTGGCCTGGCTGGAGTCGCAGCGCCATGAATTCCTGCGACATATTTCCCATGAGCTGAAAACGCCGCTCGCCAGCATGCGCGAAGGCACCGAGCTGCTGGCGGACGAGGTGGCCGGCCCGCTGACCACCGACCAGAAAGAGGTGGTGACGATTCTCGACCAGAGCAGCCGCCATCTGCAGCAGCTGATTGAGCAACTGCTGGACTATAACCGCAAGCTGGCCGACGGCCCGTCGGAGCATGAGGCGGTCGCGCTGACGGAGATGGTTGAGCAGGTGGTGGCCGCGCACAGCCTGCCGGCCAGAGCCAAGCTGATTCGCACCGATATCGCGCTGGAAGCGAAAAACTGTTGGGCAGAGCCTACGCTATTAATGCGCGTGCTGGATAATCTCTATTCCAATGCGGTGCACTATGGTAAGGAATCCGGTAACATTTGGATTCGCAGCCGTCAGGCTGGGCAGCGGGTGCAGATTGACGTCGCCAACACCGGCACGCCAATTCCCGAAGCCGAACGAGCCATGATTTTCGAGCCTTTTTTCCAGGGTAGTCACCAGCGAAAAGGGGCGGTAAAAGGAAGCGGACTGGGGCTGAGCATCGCCCATGACTGCATCCGCCGGATGCGCGGAGAGCTGCAGTTGGTTGACGTCGACGATGCCGATGTCTGCTTCCGTATTGAATTGCCATTAACCGCCGAGAACGAATAAATAATGTACACATGGTCTAAACGCGCTCGTCTACCGAAGACCGAACCTTCAACGCGCGCGCAGCAACGTGCTTTGCTCGGCAAACGTCCGCTCTCTTTATTGGGAACGCTGTTTTTTGTTCCGCTGTTGCTGGCAGGCTGCGCCGATCGCGCCGTCAGCGGCGGTTTGGGACAGCAGCCTCAAGAGGCGATCCCTGACGCCAAGGTGGTGGATTACCACATCGCGCCTTGCGACACCCTGTGGCAGTTGGACGGTAAAGAAGCGCTGGAGAATTCTCTGTACTGGCTGCGCGCCATGGACTGTGCCGAACGTATCGGATCCACGCAGGCGCGCGTGCAGGTAAGAACGCTGCCGGCC
The nucleotide sequence above comes from Serratia rhizosphaerae. Encoded proteins:
- a CDS encoding sensor histidine kinase gives rise to the protein MISLKRWRLFPRSLRQLVLMAFLLVLLPLLVLAYQAYQSLDHLSAQAANINRTTLVDARRSEAMTSVALEMERSYRQYCVLVDPTLGRLYQNQRKQYSQMLDAHAPILPDERYYQTLRQLLTQLATIQCQSSGPDKDASALLESFSSSNAEMVQATRAVVFSRGQQLQQAIAERGQYFGWQALLLFLVSVLLVVLFTRMIIGPVKAIERMINRLGEGRALGSAATFKGPRELRSLAQRIIWLSERLAWLESQRHEFLRHISHELKTPLASMREGTELLADEVAGPLTTDQKEVVTILDQSSRHLQQLIEQLLDYNRKLADGPSEHEAVALTEMVEQVVAAHSLPARAKLIRTDIALEAKNCWAEPTLLMRVLDNLYSNAVHYGKESGNIWIRSRQAGQRVQIDVANTGTPIPEAERAMIFEPFFQGSHQRKGAVKGSGLGLSIAHDCIRRMRGELQLVDVDDADVCFRIELPLTAENE
- the mltF gene encoding membrane-bound lytic murein transglycosylase MltF, whose amino-acid sequence is MKHQKLNYILIGVIAVLLALALWPNIPWRSGQGGQLEEIISRGELRISTLNSPLTYFTTPKGPSGLDYELAKRFANYLGVKLVVLPHQNINDLFDDLDDNDADMLAAGLIYNQERLSRARTGPAYYSVSQQLVYRLGSARPKTFADIKGKLAVASGSAHVSTLKQLKHDKFPDLQWESSSDLTSRELLEQVAAGKLDYTIGDSISIALLQRIHPQLAVAFDVADEEPVTWYLKRSGDDSLYAAMLDFFSQMVEDGTLARLEEKYLGHVGSFDYVDTKTFLSAIDSVLPTYQPLFQKYATAFDWRLLAAIAYQESHWNPLATSPTGVRGLMMLTRATADGLGVNDRLDPEESIQGGALYLQRLMAKIPETVPEDERIWFALAAYNIGWGHMLDARKLTKMQSGNPDSWVDVKQRLPMLSQKRYYPQLTYGYARGREAYNYVENIRRYQVSLVGYLQEKEKKAARERQEQTAMMQSYPAVPAKLALNLD
- the purL gene encoding phosphoribosylformylglycinamidine synthase, which gives rise to MEILRGSPALSAFRITKLLSRCQDAQLPVSDIYAEYVHFADVSAPLSAEEHAKLQRLLKYGPSLAEHAPAGRLLLVTPRPGTISPWSSKATDIAHNCGLTQVVRLERGLAFYVSAPTLNEAQWQRLAALLHDRMMETVFDDLQQAQQLFAHHQPARYQTVDVLGEGRGALEQANLKLGLALAQDEIDYLLNAFTGLGRNPTDIELYMFAQANSEHCRHKIFNADWVIDGEQQPKSLFKMIKNTFEQTPDHVLSAYKDNAAVMEGSQVGRFFAAPGSDQYDYHQEDAHILMKVETHNHPTAISPWPGAATGSGGEIRDEGATGRGAKPKAGLVGFSVSNLRIPGFEQPWEQDFGKPERIVTALDIMTEGPLGGAAFNNEFGRPALLGYFRTYEEQVNSHNGVELRGYHKPIMLAGGIGNIRADHVQKGEITVGAKLVVLGGPAMNIGLGGGAASSMASGQSDADLDFASVQRDNPEMERRCQEVIDRCWQLGAENPILFIHDVGAGGLSNAMPELVSDGGRGGRFELRDILNDEPGMSPLEVWCNESQERYVLAVAPEQLAQFDEICRRERAPYAVIGEATEEQHLTLNDAHFDNQPIDMPLDVLLGKTPKMTRDVTRLQAQGEPVAREAITLADAVKRVLHLPTVAEKTFLITIGDRTVTGMVARDQMVGPWQIPVADCAVTTASLDSYYGEAMSIGERAPVALLDFAASGRLAVGEALTNMAATEIGSLKRVKLSANWMAAAGHPGEDAGLYEAVKAVGEELCPALGITIPVGKDSMSMKTRWQEGDEQREMTSPLSLVITAFARVEDVRHTVTPQLRTDKGDTELLLIDLGNGHNALGATALAQVYRQLGDKPADVRNVEQLAGFFNAMQQLVADRALLAYHDRSDGGLLVTLAEMAFAGHCGVEADIQALGADTLAALFNEELGAVIQVSADRIEAVLQAFAQHGLVDNVHRIGRVQQGDRFVIKSGEQPVYSESRSTLRTWWAETTWQMQRLRDNPSCADQEHQAKQNDSDPGLNVKLTFAPDDDIAAPYIASGARPKVAVLREQGVNSHVEMAAAFHRAGFDAVDVHMSDLLSGRRDLQDFHSLVACGGFSYGDVLGAGEGWAKSILFNERVRDEFTSFFHRPQTLALGVCNGCQMLSNLRDLIPGAEHWPRFVRNLSDRFEARFSLVEVAASPSLFMQDMAGSRMPIAVSHGEGHVEVRDAAHLAALESHNLVALRFVDNAGQVTENYPANPNGSPNGITAVTSDSGRATVMMPHPERVFRTVSNSWHPEEWGEDSPWMRMFRNARRQLG